A stretch of DNA from Halobacteriovorax vibrionivorans:
AAAGAGGCAGTCATAAATATAATAATTTGATGAGTTATCCCTAATTCAATACCATAGGCTTGTGCAATGAAGATTGCCGCAACTGACTCATATAGTGCAGTTCCGTCCATATTTATTGTCGCTCCTAGTGGTAACACGAACTTAGCCGTATCTTTATCAACACCTAGGTTCTCCTCAACATTCATCATTGTAATCGGTAAAGTTGCCGCTGACGATGCAGTTGAGAAGGCCGTAATAATTGCTGGACCAATTCCCTTTAAGACTTCTAAAGGAGACATCTTTCCACGGATACTTCCGACAATAAGTAGAAAGATTCCATGACATAGAAGACCTAGAATAACTGTAAGCATATACTTTGATAGTGAGACAATCGCACTTGTTCCAGACTTTGCAAGTACTCCAGTCATTAGAACAAAAATACCGTAAGGAGCTAATTTCATAACTCCCATTGTAAGTTTATTTGCAAGCTCTTCTAATGCACCTACAAATTTAACAAAAGGTTCACTCTTTTTAGGAATAAATAAAGCTGTCATTCCCATTAGGATTGAAAAGACAATTACTTGTAGAATATTACCTTCAGCAAATGCACCAAATGGATTTGTCGGAATTGCACCTAAGAGAACTTCTTTTATAGAAGCAAAAAGCGAAGCCCAACCTCCAGAATTTCCTGCAACCTTTGATTGCATCGCTTCTGATAATCCTTGAACACCTGCTGAGCCTAAATCTGCTCCGATTCCAGGGTTGATAATATTAACAAAAATGATCCCGAATAATACGGCGATACAAGTTGTGAAGAAATAATAAGCAACGGCCCTTACTCCCATTCTTCCAAGAGACTCCGGAGTCCCAAGGTGATACATGGCCATAAAGATAGAAGAGAAAACTAATGGGACAATAACCATTTTTAGTAGGCCAATAAAGGCATCACCAATTGGAGCAATATATTGAACATAAGCTCCTTTCCCAAAATAATGTAGCACTAGCCCTAGAACTAGACCTAAAACCATCGCAATACCGATCTTCTGTGCTTCCTTCTTTGCTGCTGGTTGCATTAAATTCCCCTTTTAAATATAAAAATCTAAATCGTTTAAAATAACGTATGTTCAAAAAAACTCTAAAAAAATTATTAACTAGTTCATATATTCTCTTATCATTTTGCATATTTATCAATACGGCAAAAGCTAAGGTTGAAGAACCAAATTATAATTTTACCTTTGATAAATTTAAGCCGTTTCATCCCGGACAAAAACTATCAGATATTCAAAAAGAATATAAGGCCATGAGACTTATCAATAATGGCGAAGTAGTAAAAATTTATGAAATACAAATTAGACATCAGAACTATTTCTTTCCTGTTTTTGTTCACATAAAAAACTCGGATAATACTGTCTTAGACTTCTATGCTCGACTACCAAATTACTTTCTTCACAATACATTTCATCAGTCATTAATTAACCGTTATGGAAAGCAAGACCAATTCCTTAATCGCGATGGAACCTCTGTTTACATTTGGAAAGACGAGGAAAATAAAAGAGTAACCTATTCAGGAGCTTGTACCATAACATGCTTTCCAATCTATATTCATATGATTGGAAAAGATGAATTTGAAAATCCAAATAATTTTCTAACCCAATTACTTAAGGCTAATTCAACTCCTGGGAAAGATCCGAAATAGCAAATTTATAGCTGTGAAAATTCTTAGCGATAGTGGCCACAACTTGGCGAATTGCTAGCGGCATCCCATTGGCACCAAAGTAAGATGAATGTATGGCCAAGAAAGCCTGTGCATCTTCAAATCTCATTCTAGCTGGTGATGATTTATGAAGAGGGTCAATTTTGATAAATACTTCAGAGTTTTTAAGGCTTATGCTTTCTCTCTTAGAAAATAAGGTTCTGTTTCTTACATCAATAAATACAACTTCACCCTTTACTTCATTCATGCGTCCAAGAACGATTCCTTCCTTAAGTTTTCTTCCCCAGAATCCAGCAATACCCATTGGGGCAAGGGCCCAAGATAAGTAGCGGTTGATTACGACTCGACACTCATATTCTTTATTTGTGTGACCAAATTCAGGGAATGTTCCCATTAGCCATTCATTTGATGCGAGTGAGAGAACAATCATCGCCATATTCTTATATCGATAAACATTATATCCAGGTTTTTGGACAATACTTTCCATTCCATACTTATCATCCTGGAAGTTTGAACGAATTTGCGAGGCAACCATTGGAGTGGCCTCATCTATCGTTAAAACCTTCGCCATCTGACTCGTTGCTATAATCTGCTGTGCAGACTCCCCTTCTTTCTCACTTAATTCCGTAAAGTTCATTACCTGTAAGAAGCCTACAACCTCCGGATCAAACTCAGCGACCCTCAATCTGATATAAATAGGAAGCGATTGCTCCTTAGCAAATTGATAATACGTGTATTTTTCATTACTTACAGATTGCATCTGATACCTCCGTCTTCCTAACTTTTCGGCTTTTGAAATATCTTTATGAGCAAATGACTCACTACGACAGGAGCTAGGCAAAAAATCCTCAAAAAGCTGCGTGTAATTGCGTCTAAATGCTTGACAACAGGCCCAATTTTTCATAAAAATCCTAGTTTCATAGAGTTAATATTTCAGTCCGAGGGAAGGAAGTGTTGGAGAAAACCTCTGGCCCCCAAAGATTGCCTTTTATAGGAGAATTTATGTACGGAGTAGTAGAAATTCAAGGTCACCAGTACAGAGTAGAAGCTGGTATGACTATTGACGTTCAGAAGTTAGATCAAGAAGCTGGATCAACTGTAGAATTTGATAAGGTTCTATTTGTTGGTGGTGAGAGTGCAAAAGTTGGTGCTCCAACTGTTGATGGTGCAAAAGTTGTAGCTGAAGTAGTTAGACATGATCGTTCAAGAAAAGTTATCGTTTTCAAAAGAAAGCCAGGTAAATACCAGAAGAAGAACGGACACAGACAACACTTTACAACTTTAAAAATCAAAGAAGTTAAAGCTTAATCAATTATTAATTTTAGGAGTTAAATATGGCACACAAAAAAGCCGGTGGTTCAACAAGTAACGGTCGTGATTCAAACCCGAATATGTACGGTGTTAAGAAATTTGGTGGTGAAGCTGTTGTTCCAGGAAACATCATTGTAAGACAAGCAGGATCTAAATTCCATGCTGGTAAAAACGTTAAAGTAGGAAAGGACTATACTCTTTTTGCAACAAAAGAAGGTAAAGTTCAATTCGGTTTCTACAACAAGAAGAAGCAAATTGTTTCTGTTGTTGAAGCATAAGAATTATTAAATCTTACACTATTAATTAGTTGTAAATATGAAAGGGAGCCTATACATAGTGCTCCCTTTTTTTATATAAACGCTCTATAAAGAGTGAGAAATTATGAAGTTTATTGACGAAGTAAAAATAACAGTAATCTCCGGAAACGGTGGTAACGGATGCGTAAGCTTCCGCCGTGAGAAGTATATCCCATTTGGAGGCCCAGATGGTGGTGACGGTGGAGATGGAGGAAGTGTCTTCTTCGAAGCAGATGAAGGGATGAATACTCTCGTCAACTTTCGTGGAAAGAAAATCTATCGTGCTGAACATGGTCAGCAAGGTGGTGGCCGCCAGATGTGTGGCCCTTTTGGAGACGACCTCACAATCAAAGTACCAGTTGGTACCATTGTTCGCTTACAAGAAAATGGTCAGGTCATTGCAGACTTAACTGATCACGGTATGCGAATCAAAGTAGCAGAAGGTGGCCGTGGTGGACTTGGTAACTTACACTTCAAAAGTGCAACAAACCAAGCGCCAAGAAAAGCAACGGCCGGAAAAGAAGGGCAAGAACTTGATGTTGAATTAGAACTTAGACTTCTAGCAGATATCGCATTGGTAGGTTTACCAAATGCTGGTAAATCAACATTAATATCTTCAATTTCAGCGGCAAAACCAAAAGTCGCCGACTACCCTTTTACGACTTTAGAGCCAAACCTAGGTGTTGTTACCCTAGGTGAAGAAGATTCTTTTGTTGTTGCTGATATCCCAGGCCTTATTGAAGATGCTTCTGAAGGAAAGGGACTTGGAATTAAATTCTTAAAACATATAGAAAGAACAAAATCACTTGTTCATCTTGTTGATGTTTCTTGGTGTCTCGATGAATACGAGGCCTTTGAGCAATATGTAATCATTCGCCAAGAACTTGGTAGATATAACGAAGACCTTTTAAATAAGAAAGAAATCGTTTGCTTAACAAAAATTGATGCAATGACAGATGAAGAGATCAAAAAGTTTCAAGTCTTTTTTGAAGAGCAAATTGATCGCAAGTGCTTACCTATTTCTTCTGTTTCAGGATTAAATATTGATATATTAAAATCACTAATGCTTAAAACGATAAAGGACGAATAAATGTCACAAAACGAGTTTATTAATAAAAATGTTGATGAAATTGCAGATAATAAGGAATTAGAATTTCCATTAAATATTGCAATGGCAAGTGCATGGATTCTAGGAAACTTCAAAGGTATTAACCTTAAAGTTCTTGATATGAGAAAGACAACATCTCTTGCTGATTACTTTGTTCTTGCTTCTGCAACGAACTCTGCAATGGCAAATGCGATGTCTGATGAGATTGGTAAGCAAATGAAGCGCAAGGGGCAAACAATTGTCTCTAAAGAAGGTCTTCACCAGTCAACAGATTGGATTCTTATCGATGCTGGAGATATCATTGTTCACATCTTTGATGAATCATCTCGTGAAGCTTACGATATCGACAATCTATGGTCTGTTCCTTCAGTTGATATTCCAAACGAATATTATTATTCAGATGAAGCTGAATCAACTTCAGGTGATGAAAAAGGTTATTTCTAAACCTTCAAGTTATGAAAGACTTTCATCTCATCGTCATTGGGAAGTTAAAGGATAAGAATCTCATCGCCCTTGAGAACGATTATCACAAACGAATTAACTTCCCAAAACTTCACATCCATGAATGCAAGGGCCACAAAGAAAATATTGATCTCGAATTAAAAGAACTCTTAAATAAAGTTGAATCCATTAAGGCCAAACATGGAAAGCAGCATATTGTTGCACTTACTGAACATGGAAAAACCTTAACAAGTGATAAACTTAGCCAATATGTTTATGAAACGATGGAAAATAAACAGTGTGGAATTTGTTTTCTAATTGGTGGAGCAGCTGGCTTTCCTAGAGAGTTTTTAAAAACTGTTGATTTCCAACTATCACTCTCCCCTATGACATTTCCACATAAGATCGCTCGACTTGTTTTTGTTGAACAACTCTATCGTGCTCAAACAATTAAACAAGATCATCCTTATCATAAAAATTAAATCTTAGTTTGAAACACCAATTGCTTTTTTAATGCGACGTAGATTCTCTTGAGCAATAGGACGTATCTTAGCAGCACCATCAGCTAAAATTTTATCAATCTGAGACTTATCTGCCATTAATGCATCATACTTCTCACGCATTGGTTTTAGCTCACGATTAACAACCTCAAAGAGTTCAAGCTTGGCATAACCCCAGCCAATTCCTTCTTGGTATCTTTTTGCAAGTGCATCTTGCTCTTCTTTTGTTGCAAAGAACTTATAGATATCAAAGATTAGAGAGTCATCTGGATTCTTTGGTGCCTCAGGAGGTGTCGAATCAGTAGTGATCTTATTAATCATTTTCTTAAGCTTCTTCTCTGGAATGAAACATGGAATATGATTATTATAAGACTTACTCATCTTACGTCCATCAAGGCCAGGTAGTAACTTATTCTCTTCTTTGCTAACAATTGCTTCAGGAAGAGTTAGAATATCACCATATTTATGATTAAAACTTGAAGCGATATCACGTGCGATTTCAATATGCTGAAGTTGATCTTCACCAACAGGAACATACTTAGTATTCATGAAAAGAATGTCAGCGGCCATTAATACAGGATAAGAAAATAGTCCCATATTAATTCCATAATCCTCATCGCGTTTTTCTTCTGCGTTCTTATCCTTCTTTGCCTTGTAAGCATGTGCTCGATTCATTAATCCTTTCGATGCAAAACAAGAGATAATCCAGTTGAGTTCAGTAATCTCTGGAATATCACTTTGCTTGTAAAGAACGGCCTTTTCTGGATCAAGGCCAGCTGCTAACCAAGTAGCGGCAACTTCATAAATGTCGCTTCGAAGCTGCTCACCATCGTGAACTGTAATAAGAGAATGATAGTCAGCAATAAAGAAGTAACCTTCCATATCAGAGTTTTTCACATTTTCTATTGCTGGTTTAATAGCACCAATGAAGTTACCTAGGTGTGGCATTCCTGTTGGCTTTACACCAGTCAAACAAATCTTCTCATTACTCATTCTCAAGCCTATTGATAAAAGTTCACAGTCATTTATAGCTAATTATTAGACAAAAAAAAAGGGCCTTAGGCCCTTTCTTATATTCAGAAATTTTTTATTCTTAATTATCGTATTTAACAACAGATGATGATTCCATCAATTCTGTTAATGCTTCAATAGCAAATTCTAAGGCCTGATCGCCATAAGGGATAGAAGAGTCTTGGTGACAAAAACGAGATTGCTTAACAAGTGAAGCACACAAGCGCATTGTTTCGGCCGTTCCATCAAAGAAGTCGGCTTCGTCTTCTGTTGTAATAATATGTGCCATTAGCATATTGATTGTTTTGATAGCTCGAAGTTGCGCTGGAGTAAGCTCTGTTGTATCGATATCAATAGTTAGCTTACTGTGGTTTTGCATTTCCATTGTTTAATCTCCAAAAAATTTATTTTTTCACATCCCTCATACATAGTTCATATCGGTAGCAACTCAAGGAATTTTAGTAATTTATGTCTGACAATTTTAATTTGACATAAGGAGCTTTCGATAATATATTGATTTTACTTTGTCGCGGGGTGGAGCAGTTGGTAGCTCGTCGGGCTCATAACCCGAAGGTCATAGGTTCGAATCCTATCCCCGCAACCAATTCATAATTAAAAGATACCAACTAAATAGTTGGTTTTTTTGTTTCTGGGGAACCTATTGACCTTCGGGCAGGCCCTCAGGCTGGACCCTCCTTAAGGTCGGCTCCAGAGGTATCGAATCCTATCCCCGCAACCAATTCCAAACTAAGCCACTGTTCATAAAACGATACTTTCTCTAAGATATTTCACTTTAAAGAATCGATTCTAAGTATTATCTATAAGTTATACTTTAAAACTTTAACTACCCTAAACAAAAGTAGTTAAGCGACTGAATTTAAAGACTTTTTACCGTAAATAAATTTCAATAAGGCTAGATAATTCAAGGAAATTAAGTTAGTCTCCCGCAATGAATTTCAACACAGACAAAGAGAATAAGATTGAGGGATTCCTACTCATGGCAACAATGCTCATGGTGGGAATAAGCTATCTCTATTACTTCATATATTTTCCACATATAATTTTTGAAGTTGTTTCAAAAGAGATGTTTTATTCGATAGCTGCTCTACAGTTTATTGTTTTCATCCTTGCTAAGATTTTAAAGCTTGATCATTTAGAGAAATTCACATGTGTTATTCCATCAATCCTAATGATGAATCTATTGATCTTCTCATTTGGAGGATTGAATTCTCCAGGTGTTCTTTGGATTACTGGTACCCCAATCTTTATGGGCGTCTTCTATAAAAGAACAGGTATGCTAACGGGACTTTTTGTCATGTTGTGTGTCTTCACTTTCTTTCTAGTATTCGACTACCATATTTTAGAGTTGGTTAGGCCATTAACATCAATTGAATACAAGTCTTTACTTCGCTCAAATATTATTCAATTTTCAGCGTTAACAACCGTTTATTTCTCTTTTTATATTTGGCTTGAATCAAATCATCGAACGCGTCTTATATATACAAATAAGCAATTGGACACTCTTTTACATGTTGTCCTACACGACTTATCTAATCCAATTACGATTCTAAAACTTAAGATCAAAAACTTATCTAGGAAGCATGATCTTGGGATGAAGTCGGAGCAACAAATTAATAATTCATTTAGTAAAATCGAAGAGATCATTAAGTCTGTTCGTACTTTTCAACTTGATACAGATAACCTAACTTTTCAAAAAGCTGAGATCTCACCTGACTTCATTCATAGTTACTCTAAGAGATTTTTTGAAAGTCATAATACAAAAAACCTTAAGCTACATTTTGATATTGATACTAATAAATCATTCCTATGTGAAAAAAGAGTTCTGACGGATCATATCCTTGGACATGTATTAACTAACGCCATCAAATTTAGTCATGATGGCCAGGATATTTTAATTAAAGTCTATAATGATACACAAAAGCTATATATTGACGTTATCGATAAGGGTGTTGGTATACCTAAGAATTTAATTAAAGATATTTTTAAGTTTGATAAGAAGTCAAAGCGCATTGGTACACATGGTGAATCAGGAACGGGCTATGGACTTCCTATTGTTAAATACTTTACTGATTATTCAAATGGGCGTGTAGCAATTTCATCAGAGCATAAGATTGGAACTAGAGTTTCCCTTGCCTTTAATCTTGCTAAGAAGTCTTAGTGGAGACCGGCAGGAGGAAGCATTAGTAACTCTTGCCAATGGGCCAGATGCTTTAATCCACTTTCATTTAGAAGGTGCTTATCTTCGAGCAATTCACGGTAGCAATTTATCCAAGTTTCAATTATCTTCTCAACGACTTCAACAGGAATAACTTTCGCTTCAATAAGAGGAGCATCCACATGTCTCAGAGACGAAAAATAAAAGATATCATTCACACGTGAGCGATTATTTGTACAATACTCAAGTGCTGTAAATACCTTTTGAATATATGAATGTGAATAATTGAAACTTCCCATAATTAACTCCATCTCTATCTTCCCAGCTCTTCGGAGTTGGGTAAAGAAAAAGTTAATTATGAACAAGTTTTATGCAGATATTTGATTGAAACGTTCAATGGCAATATTGAAACGATCCTTTAAGAGTTTTAAGCGTATTTCATTTTTTTCAGGGAAACGACTAATCCCCTTACTTAATAAAGTAATTTCGGCCTGAACGTAGCGCTTCTTTAATTTTGTGCCACGTACACCCTTTAATTTTCCAAGATAATTTATATTGGAAGAAGTCATATCGTTCATTTTTAGAATGATTGATTTTTCGACGACTTCACGACTTTGCTCAATTTCTGCTGATTGCAAGTGTCTTTCAATCAACTCAAGTTGCATAGTTAAACGGCGAATTTCTCTCGAAAGAGAGTCTGTAGGTAATTTCTTAGTAGTCACGTCTTACACTCCATAATCAAAAAGACATAAAC
This window harbors:
- a CDS encoding 23S rRNA (pseudouridine(1915)-N(3))-methyltransferase RlmH, with translation MKDFHLIVIGKLKDKNLIALENDYHKRINFPKLHIHECKGHKENIDLELKELLNKVESIKAKHGKQHIVALTEHGKTLTSDKLSQYVYETMENKQCGICFLIGGAAGFPREFLKTVDFQLSLSPMTFPHKIARLVFVEQLYRAQTIKQDHPYHKN
- a CDS encoding tryptophan--tRNA ligase, with translation MSNEKICLTGVKPTGMPHLGNFIGAIKPAIENVKNSDMEGYFFIADYHSLITVHDGEQLRSDIYEVAATWLAAGLDPEKAVLYKQSDIPEITELNWIISCFASKGLMNRAHAYKAKKDKNAEEKRDEDYGINMGLFSYPVLMAADILFMNTKYVPVGEDQLQHIEIARDIASSFNHKYGDILTLPEAIVSKEENKLLPGLDGRKMSKSYNNHIPCFIPEKKLKKMINKITTDSTPPEAPKNPDDSLIFDIYKFFATKEEQDALAKRYQEGIGWGYAKLELFEVVNRELKPMREKYDALMADKSQIDKILADGAAKIRPIAQENLRRIKKAIGVSN
- the obgE gene encoding GTPase ObgE, which produces MKFIDEVKITVISGNGGNGCVSFRREKYIPFGGPDGGDGGDGGSVFFEADEGMNTLVNFRGKKIYRAEHGQQGGGRQMCGPFGDDLTIKVPVGTIVRLQENGQVIADLTDHGMRIKVAEGGRGGLGNLHFKSATNQAPRKATAGKEGQELDVELELRLLADIALVGLPNAGKSTLISSISAAKPKVADYPFTTLEPNLGVVTLGEEDSFVVADIPGLIEDASEGKGLGIKFLKHIERTKSLVHLVDVSWCLDEYEAFEQYVIIRQELGRYNEDLLNKKEIVCLTKIDAMTDEEIKKFQVFFEEQIDRKCLPISSVSGLNIDILKSLMLKTIKDE
- the rplU gene encoding 50S ribosomal protein L21 — protein: MYGVVEIQGHQYRVEAGMTIDVQKLDQEAGSTVEFDKVLFVGGESAKVGAPTVDGAKVVAEVVRHDRSRKVIVFKRKPGKYQKKNGHRQHFTTLKIKEVKA
- a CDS encoding dicarboxylate/amino acid:cation symporter, which codes for MQPAAKKEAQKIGIAMVLGLVLGLVLHYFGKGAYVQYIAPIGDAFIGLLKMVIVPLVFSSIFMAMYHLGTPESLGRMGVRAVAYYFFTTCIAVLFGIIFVNIINPGIGADLGSAGVQGLSEAMQSKVAGNSGGWASLFASIKEVLLGAIPTNPFGAFAEGNILQVIVFSILMGMTALFIPKKSEPFVKFVGALEELANKLTMGVMKLAPYGIFVLMTGVLAKSGTSAIVSLSKYMLTVILGLLCHGIFLLIVGSIRGKMSPLEVLKGIGPAIITAFSTASSAATLPITMMNVEENLGVDKDTAKFVLPLGATINMDGTALYESVAAIFIAQAYGIELGITHQIIIFMTASLAAIGAAAIPGAGLITMSIVLSAVGLPIEGIGLILAVDRVLDMFRTAVNVFGDAMGTVVVDSMLRKNS
- a CDS encoding sensor histidine kinase — its product is MNFNTDKENKIEGFLLMATMLMVGISYLYYFIYFPHIIFEVVSKEMFYSIAALQFIVFILAKILKLDHLEKFTCVIPSILMMNLLIFSFGGLNSPGVLWITGTPIFMGVFYKRTGMLTGLFVMLCVFTFFLVFDYHILELVRPLTSIEYKSLLRSNIIQFSALTTVYFSFYIWLESNHRTRLIYTNKQLDTLLHVVLHDLSNPITILKLKIKNLSRKHDLGMKSEQQINNSFSKIEEIIKSVRTFQLDTDNLTFQKAEISPDFIHSYSKRFFESHNTKNLKLHFDIDTNKSFLCEKRVLTDHILGHVLTNAIKFSHDGQDILIKVYNDTQKLYIDVIDKGVGIPKNLIKDIFKFDKKSKRIGTHGESGTGYGLPIVKYFTDYSNGRVAISSEHKIGTRVSLAFNLAKKS
- the rpmA gene encoding 50S ribosomal protein L27, yielding MAHKKAGGSTSNGRDSNPNMYGVKKFGGEAVVPGNIIVRQAGSKFHAGKNVKVGKDYTLFATKEGKVQFGFYNKKKQIVSVVEA
- the rsfS gene encoding ribosome silencing factor, giving the protein MSQNEFINKNVDEIADNKELEFPLNIAMASAWILGNFKGINLKVLDMRKTTSLADYFVLASATNSAMANAMSDEIGKQMKRKGQTIVSKEGLHQSTDWILIDAGDIIVHIFDESSREAYDIDNLWSVPSVDIPNEYYYSDEAESTSGDEKGYF